CCAGGGTTGCATGGCCAACTCCTGGATCCTTCCTGCCTCCACGGGCTGCCCCCCCTCGATACAGACCGCTGCCATCTCAGCGTTCCTGCGCTGCAGCTCCTCCACATCCCGGGCCATGTGCTCCCGCCCGTACGCTTCCACTTTCCTCCAGAAGGTATCATTGAAATGGTGGTAGAGCTTCCAGTCGATCATGTTCCAGTCAGTAGCTTGGCTGCGCAGCTCAGGAGTCAGCCTGGACACCAGTGTGTCCTTACGGGCATTAAGCTTGAAGTAGAGCACGTCCTCCATCTCCCAGCAGAGGGCCTCCTTGAGCAGGATCAGGGACTCGTCGATGTGCTCCAGCAGCATGACCAGGGAGAAGCGCTTCTCCATCGCCTGGATGCTCTCATCCACCCGAGGGTCATCCGGATTGAGATTGTTGTCATATCCAAAGTCGAAGAAGAGCAGGTTCTTGAGGTAGAAGGAGTTGAAGCCCTCGGGGTCATAGTAATGCCACGGGTCACGCAGGAACTCCGTCATCTTGTCCTCGGCCGAGATCTTCCAGGTCAAGGGGACCACGCTTCCAAAGTAGTGGAAGGAAGACTCGAAGAGGTCGGCCGGGTGCCGGAGGATTGAGAAGTAGACGGTGTCGGAAGGCAGAAGCTTGCGAATCTCTGGCTCGTTGAATCGCATGTGGTTACAGATGATGTTGAAGCACATCCCTGGCCGGTAGTCTTTGACCTGGGTGCGCTGGAAGAGCGAGGGGTAGAAGAAGTCATTTCGACTCTCGGGGAACGCAAACTTGAGCCGATGCTTCTCTCCGAATCGGAAGAGGATGTTCAGGATGGTGCTGCTAGCCGTCTTGTGGGTCTTCATGAACATGACGTCTACCTTCGGCGTGCAGGCCCCACCCTGGGAGGCATTGGAGGCAGGAAGGCTGCGAGCGTGAGCTGGACGGTAGGCGCAGGAGTAGGGGACTGGAACCCTGATGAAGAGAAAATGCATTTCATTGCAATGGGAGACCTTGCTCTGAACGTTATGTTACAACTTAATTTCAGCAAGCCAGCCTCTTTCACTGTCAGAATACATTTTGATCTGAATAGTGGTTGAGGATGTAACACACTAGCTATAGCGTGCAGGTTGAGTGCTAGCCAGAGAATGTAACTCGTCATTTTCCCTTAAGATGTCAGCCTTAGGCAGATGTAGCCTGGAGATTTAGCTTTCACTGACCAGGAGGGCAAGAGCTAAGCAGTGTGTTTCTAATAAAGAAGTACGATCTTCACTGTGTGCTAGCTTAAGATGCTAAGAGGTGGAAACACTTACTCTTGCATGTTTAACCGAACAGCAGGTGTCACGTAGGAGTAGAGCAGGATCATACAGCTGGTTAGCAGGGTGCCCAGGATCAGCCCTTTGCAGATTGATTTCCACTGCTTCCCCTGCTTCCCCTGCTTCATCAACATGATCCCTGGGTTACATGTGACAGAAAGAGAACAGTGAGGATCTATATACTGCCTGTCCATCTTCACTtatgcaaatgaatcatttacaTAATAAGCCCAGGGATGACAGCTGTAGTTCTTTTCACCATCAGATCTGCTCTTGTCAAAGCCCATTTTCTTGTCATAGCCTCCCCACCAAAGCTATTTCAGAAATATTTGTCAGATAACACAAA
The nucleotide sequence above comes from Polyodon spathula isolate WHYD16114869_AA chromosome 58, ASM1765450v1, whole genome shotgun sequence. Encoded proteins:
- the LOC121307743 gene encoding galactosylceramide sulfotransferase-like; this translates as MLMKQGKQGKQWKSICKGLILGTLLTSCMILLYSYVTPAVRLNMQEVPVPYSCAYRPAHARSLPASNASQGGACTPKVDVMFMKTHKTASSTILNILFRFGEKHRLKFAFPESRNDFFYPSLFQRTQVKDYRPGMCFNIICNHMRFNEPEIRKLLPSDTVYFSILRHPADLFESSFHYFGSVVPLTWKISAEDKMTEFLRDPWHYYDPEGFNSFYLKNLLFFDFGYDNNLNPDDPRVDESIQAMEKRFSLVMLLEHIDESLILLKEALCWEMEDVLYFKLNARKDTLVSRLTPELRSQATDWNMIDWKLYHHFNDTFWRKVEAYGREHMARDVEELQRRNAEMAAVCIEGGQPVEAGRIQELAMQPWQPIGEKSILGYNLKKNIDKKHRKLCRKMLTPEIQYLTELGVNLWITKLWAHIRELFNW